In Paenibacillus sonchi, the genomic stretch TTGGCTGGAGCTGCTGTAGGTTTATCTCCGCAGCCGGATATCACAAGCAGAAGCAAAGCTGCAATACCTGCATATGTCAATTTCTTGTTCATCAACAATTACCCCCTCTGGATGAATATGGGCAGACAGGGCCGCAAAGCCTTTTTGACCTGCTGAGGCCCAAGCTGACTTTGCGGCCCTGCTGTGCCGCTTGGCTGCTGCTATAATTTGAGATATTCCTTAATGCCGGCGACCATGCCAGCGGCTACCTTGTTCTGCAGATCTTCTGAGAACAACAGGGCTTCGTCTCCCTTATTGCTCAGATAGCCGACCTCCAGCAACACGGCAGGCATCGTAGTCTCCCGAATCACATGAAAGTTGCCGTAACGAACTCCCCTGTCGCTTAATCCGGTAGCTTGGACCAGATACTTATGCATTACATTCGCCAGAGCCTTGCTTGCCGCCCGCTGATAATAGGTTTCCGAGCCGCTGGCCGCAGATGATGATCCACTGTTCGCATGAACGGATATAAACAGGTCGGCTTTGAGATTATTGGCCATTCCTGCCCGTTCCTTCAATTCCAGGAAAGTATCATCGCTGCGGGTAAGCACGACGTCAACCTTGTTTTCCTGCTTCAGCAGTGCAGCCGCCTTAAGGACAACGGCCAGATTGAAGTTTTTCTCGTATTTGCCTGTAACCCCGACTGCCCCGGAATCCTTGGCGCCATGCCCCGCATCCAGCACCACAAGCTTACGTCCGTTGTTCCCGGGCAAGGTGGCAGGGTCGTCAGTGCTTGCCGCATTCAAATCCACGACGACAAGCTTGGAGACATCTCCCGATACATTAACACTATAATTCTTGGCATAATTCAAATCAATCACAAACCGAACGGTGTACGGATTAGTGCTGTAAAGCGAGTAGCGCACTCCTGAAACATCCGGATAATCTGTTACGGCAAGCGAGCCGTTCAGATCCGGACTCAGCACCTGCCCCGTTCCGAATACATCTGAGAACGTGGCATTCGGAAGATCAATGACAATGCGGTCCGGCCCGGTTACTTTGGATACCACTGGCTGCGAATTCCCATCCATTGCAATGGTCAGCCGGTTTTCACTAAAGCTGACGCCATTGACCATGGTTAGATTTGCCGTTGTATCCACCGGAGGCACGACTACGCTTGTCCCGCCGTCTCCGGAACTTTCTCCCGTATTGCTGGTGCTGTCGGGAATTTCCGGGGTAATAAGATTTACAACCTTGGTTGTGTTGTCCCAGGTAACCTTCAGGCCAAACTGTTCACCGATAAACCGGATCGGTACTAACGTCGTGTCGCTCCTAAGCAGCGGCGCTGTCGTAAGTACTACAGTCTTGTCGTCGACGGAAGCCGCAGTCTGATCGACAATCAGCTTGATGGTCTTGCCTTGCTGTTCAATTGTAACCGTCTTGCTCTTCTGATCCCAATTCACCTGGTAACCCAGGTTCTCGGCAATCATTCTTAGCGGCACCATAATGGAGTTGTTCACATTTTCAACTGGAACGTCTAGTCCTGCCGTCAGCTCCTTGCCATCGAGAAAAATCTTGTTGCTCACGCCAGCGGCATGTCCTTGCCCCGGCAGAACAACTACAAAGAGCAGCAGCAACAGCATAAAAGCAAATTTCTTCATTCTTCACCTCAAGAATCTAGTATTCCGCCCAAAAAAGCGTTCATGATGCCAGTCTGCCTGACAGCCTTCGACAATGATTAGACGCCGGGTTTCCTTAAAAGTTGCGAATATATACCATATCCAAACCTATTTCCTCTCTTGCATCATCCGGTAGAGCCCCGTTACAAGCCGAGATATTCCATAATTCCGGCAACAATTTCCCGGGCCAGACTGTCCTGAAGCTGTTCACTGTACATAGCCGATTCATTTCCCGGATTAGTAAGGTAACCTACCTCCAGAAGCACTGCCGGCATGCTGGTTTCTCTCGTGACATGCAGACTTTTACTTCTTATTCCGTTGTCCTTGAACCCCGTCGCCGCTACCAGGTGTTTGTGCATGATCTGGGCAAGCGGCAGGCTTTCCGCCCGTGAATAATAAGTCTCGCTCCCATTAACTTTATTCCTGTTCGGGTAATCTGCAGGCAAAGAGTTGCCATGGACGGATACAAACAGATTGGCCTTCGCCCTTTCCGCAATGTTTACACGCTCCTGAAGTCCAAGTGTAACGTCCTCTGTGCGGGTGAATACTACGTCAACCAGTCCTGCCTGCATCAGCAGTGCGCCCGTCTTTTGAATCACAGCGAGGTTGAAGTTTTTTTCGAGCTTGCCTGTAAGACTGACGGCTCCGGATTGTGTGCCGCCATGACCGGCGTCAAGTACGACTACCGGTTTGCCGCTGAGTCCTGTCCCCCCTGTGGGAGGTGTTCCGCTGCTTACAACGTTCAAGTCAACGGTTACCAGTCCTGTACTATCATCCTTACTCACCTGGTAAGGCTGGCTGCCAACGGTCTGGATTACAAATCTGGCGGTGGGCGGACTCACACTGAAGAGCGCGTAACGCACTTCGGTAACCAGCGGATATCCGCTGACATCGAGCTTGCCCTGAGGGCTTCCGCTGGTGGACACTCCCGGAAAGCTGCCAGCAAAATCGGGGGCAAAGACAGCGCCAGGAAAATCAATGACAATCCGGTCCGGGCTGCCCATTTGGGTCACATTAGGCTTAGCTGCCCCTGCCACAGAGATGATCAGCCGGTTCTCGCTGAACACCGCACCCATGACCTGCGGCGAACCGGCAGCCGTACCTGCACTGCCAGGAATCGGCGTAGGAGTAGGTGCTGTCACTCCGGTTACAATATCTCCATCTGTCCCTTGGCTGTCTGCCGGAACAGAGGTTGGCTCCGGTACAGCTGTCGGGTCCGGTGCAGCAGAAGGCTGGGGACTGCTTGGAGCTGCTGTGCTGTCGGCGGCCCCGCCGCTCAGGTAGACGGTCTTGTCACTGTTGTCCCAGCCCACCTTCAGCCCGAACTGCTCACTGACAAAACGGATAGGCACCAATACCGTTCCGCCCGTCTGCTTCGGTGCCGCATTCAGTGCCAGTGTAACTCCATCGGCATCGGCCGTTTTGCTGCCTACAGCCAGTTGTACACTCTTGCCGTCCTGCTGGACCGTTACTTTGCGGGACTTCTGCTCCCAGAGCACCTCAAATCCCAGATTCTCAACAACTACCCGGATGGGAATCATAACGCTTCCATTTACATTCTCTAATGTGATTCCCTTGGGGATTTCCAGCTCCCTGTTGTCCATAACAATTCTGCCCGCGCTGTTCCCGGCAGCTGCGGCTTCATGGCCGGCGAATGATAGCAGTAGCAGTGGCAGCAGCAATAGAAATAGCACTCGTTGTCCGGCTCTTCTCATCCTTTCCTCTCCTTCTGGCAAATGTTAGATGCTTAGATAAGATTAAGACGACAGAAATCTCCAAAAGTTGCCTTCTCGGGCAATGAATATATCGATTATAGCAAAAAAACTTCTATTTCCGACACCCGGAAATAGAAGTTTTGTGTAAATCTTGTAAAGTTTTTATGTTGACTTTTCTTACCCAAACAGCTTGGCAGCGTGGCGTTCCTCGTAGGCGGCGATTTCGTCCGCATGCTGAAGCGTCAGCCCGATATCATCCAGACCCTGCAGCAGGAATTGGCGGCGGTGCTCATCCAGCTCAAAGGTAATACTGAGTCCATGATCATCGCTCAGCAGGTTATTTTCCAGATCCACTGTCAATTTGTAGCCATCGTGCTCTGCTGTGCGTTTGAACAGCTCATCTACCTGGGATTCCGACAGTTTAATCGGCAAAATCCCGTTTTTGAAGCAGTTATTGTAGAAAATATCGGCATACGAAGGGGCAATGACGACCCGGAAGCCGTAATCCATAATGGCCCAAGGCGCGTGCTCACGTGAGGAGCCACAGCCGAAATTGGCCCGCGAGATCAGAATCGAAGCCCCTTTATAGCGGGGTTTGTTCATTTCAAACGCAGCATTGTCATTTCCGGCTTCGTCAAAACGCCATTCGTAGAACAAAAATTGTCCAAAGCCCGTGCGTTCAATCCGTTTCAAAAATTGCTTAGGGATAATAGCGTCCGTATCTACATTTACCCGGTCTACCGGGGCAACGATTCCGGTTAATTTTTTGAATGCTTCCATGATTAGTTCCTCCTGCTCTCTCAAGTTCTATGCGTTGACGGCTTCCGCCTTGTAGTTCCAGTCGCGGACATCGGTAAAATGGCCTTTGATCGCAGCCGCAGCCGCCATGGCAGGAGATACCAGATGCGTGCGTCCGCCGCGCCCCTGACGTCCTTCAAAGTTCCGGTTCGAGGTGGATGCGCAGC encodes the following:
- a CDS encoding N-acetylmuramoyl-L-alanine amidase family protein; the encoded protein is MKKFAFMLLLLLFVVVLPGQGHAAGVSNKIFLDGKELTAGLDVPVENVNNSIMVPLRMIAENLGYQVNWDQKSKTVTIEQQGKTIKLIVDQTAASVDDKTVVLTTAPLLRSDTTLVPIRFIGEQFGLKVTWDNTTKVVNLITPEIPDSTSNTGESSGDGGTSVVVPPVDTTANLTMVNGVSFSENRLTIAMDGNSQPVVSKVTGPDRIVIDLPNATFSDVFGTGQVLSPDLNGSLAVTDYPDVSGVRYSLYSTNPYTVRFVIDLNYAKNYSVNVSGDVSKLVVVDLNAASTDDPATLPGNNGRKLVVLDAGHGAKDSGAVGVTGKYEKNFNLAVVLKAAALLKQENKVDVVLTRSDDTFLELKERAGMANNLKADLFISVHANSGSSSAASGSETYYQRAASKALANVMHKYLVQATGLSDRGVRYGNFHVIRETTMPAVLLEVGYLSNKGDEALLFSEDLQNKVAAGMVAGIKEYLKL
- a CDS encoding N-acetylmuramoyl-L-alanine amidase family protein, whose amino-acid sequence is MRRAGQRVLFLLLLPLLLLSFAGHEAAAAGNSAGRIVMDNRELEIPKGITLENVNGSVMIPIRVVVENLGFEVLWEQKSRKVTVQQDGKSVQLAVGSKTADADGVTLALNAAPKQTGGTVLVPIRFVSEQFGLKVGWDNSDKTVYLSGGAADSTAAPSSPQPSAAPDPTAVPEPTSVPADSQGTDGDIVTGVTAPTPTPIPGSAGTAAGSPQVMGAVFSENRLIISVAGAAKPNVTQMGSPDRIVIDFPGAVFAPDFAGSFPGVSTSGSPQGKLDVSGYPLVTEVRYALFSVSPPTARFVIQTVGSQPYQVSKDDSTGLVTVDLNVVSSGTPPTGGTGLSGKPVVVLDAGHGGTQSGAVSLTGKLEKNFNLAVIQKTGALLMQAGLVDVVFTRTEDVTLGLQERVNIAERAKANLFVSVHGNSLPADYPNRNKVNGSETYYSRAESLPLAQIMHKHLVAATGFKDNGIRSKSLHVTRETSMPAVLLEVGYLTNPGNESAMYSEQLQDSLAREIVAGIMEYLGL
- the leuD gene encoding 3-isopropylmalate dehydratase small subunit; the protein is MEAFKKLTGIVAPVDRVNVDTDAIIPKQFLKRIERTGFGQFLFYEWRFDEAGNDNAAFEMNKPRYKGASILISRANFGCGSSREHAPWAIMDYGFRVVIAPSYADIFYNNCFKNGILPIKLSESQVDELFKRTAEHDGYKLTVDLENNLLSDDHGLSITFELDEHRRQFLLQGLDDIGLTLQHADEIAAYEERHAAKLFG